The following proteins are co-located in the Candidatus Binatus sp. genome:
- the pstA gene encoding phosphate ABC transporter permease PstA encodes MASGASTLHGETSYRYRKLKSDSMMAVTVGATMVTLIPLFLVLGYLLTKGVASLNWAFFTAMPAPVGEKGGGMANAIVGTLEVVGIACLIGVPVGVGAGLYLAANRASQFTNWVRFSANVLMGVPSIVIGIFAYAVIVRPFGGFSTLAGSVALAAIMIPLVTRTTEEMVLLVPPELREASLALGVPNWRTTLSVVARTALSGITTGVILAVARVSGETAPLLFTAFGNRFWSTSLFHPINTLTVQVYTYAISPFADWQRQAWAGALVLTGIILALELGVRWVTGGAAKAPR; translated from the coding sequence ATGGCATCCGGCGCCAGCACTCTTCACGGCGAGACCAGCTATCGCTATCGCAAGCTCAAGAGCGATTCGATGATGGCGGTCACGGTCGGCGCGACCATGGTGACGCTGATCCCGCTGTTCCTGGTGCTTGGCTATTTGCTGACCAAGGGCGTCGCGAGCCTGAACTGGGCGTTCTTCACGGCCATGCCCGCGCCGGTGGGCGAAAAGGGCGGCGGGATGGCCAACGCGATCGTCGGCACGCTGGAAGTGGTGGGAATCGCGTGCCTGATTGGAGTGCCGGTCGGGGTCGGCGCGGGTCTCTATCTGGCGGCCAATCGCGCGAGCCAGTTCACCAACTGGGTGCGTTTCTCGGCGAACGTGCTGATGGGGGTGCCGTCGATCGTGATTGGAATCTTTGCCTACGCGGTGATCGTGCGTCCGTTCGGCGGGTTCTCGACGCTGGCCGGTTCGGTCGCGCTGGCGGCGATCATGATTCCGCTGGTCACGCGCACCACCGAAGAGATGGTGTTGCTGGTGCCGCCGGAACTGCGCGAGGCGTCGCTGGCGCTGGGCGTGCCGAATTGGCGCACGACGCTGTCGGTGGTCGCGCGCACGGCGCTGTCGGGCATCACCACCGGCGTCATCCTGGCCGTGGCCCGAGTCTCGGGCGAGACCGCGCCGCTGCTGTTTACGGCGTTCGGCAACCGGTTCTGGTCAACCTCGCTGTTTCATCCGATCAACACGCTGACGGTTCAGGTTTACACCTATGCGATTTCGCCGTTTGCCGACTGGCAGCGGCAGGCGTGGGCGGGCGCGCTGGTGCTGACGGGGATAATTCTCGCGCTCGAGTTGGGCGTGCGATGGGTGACGGGCGGGGCGGCGAAAGCGCCAAGGTAG